A single region of the Biomphalaria glabrata chromosome 15, xgBioGlab47.1, whole genome shotgun sequence genome encodes:
- the LOC106061781 gene encoding uncharacterized protein LOC106061781 isoform X1: protein MKESFMATKEFEFHEKGADFDGDTGKASQDEFVLEQVLGLTSTSAHALGLNPLTGQVAFPAACMLVLLDPKTGEQKFIESPSLRYISSVNFSEDGKFLAFGEYGFKPYVLVWLNKEHREYNKFVVDNSVGIKAIQFHPKSSFMVILGCNDLTIGVWDFVRGRKLALTKWQTSPLSLTIPKPGAYVVVCGHRKVTLLKIDSVQSNMHETNVFQERKAVLLGRQSEYTFVDITSGRNKHEREVYTVTSCGFLCQIRMGDIIIDKAIKVDTHSYCVRYGADHIFVGCCNGTVKICNPETLCVEAMVSIGQLLGADSLLRLSSKNYADTTAVMVNERDSIVTCIYSDYTVHSWQFSQVGDKMVCSVIAPTSKYSHGDGSYEVCIKEQFEKEKLLRSFLGFRDRIKGSKMHEMPATSDCLGAQHGQYVKNHKSRFQHANAIKFSPDGKEVVCGNEEGEIKVYEAATGVLRRVIEAHSSHVTCIDIMYDDEYKLVCSGGRDRIIFVLDAKTDYSLVQVLCDHSAAITALSLVHNSGILTLVSAAADNVILIRRSIPGSTLKFTITGEIAEATHNKSFNLTSEYIVTGAGHGGIKLWKADPVFCGKPTKTIKCEPKGSATSRAIGIDPSGSFLAVTQCPGQITVYHLQTGQAVGSLTSQIDVTSVRFTNDLRYMISSTSNGCALVWRLPEKMTEFMKCKQEKTYQVELAREIACETYVSCLRLCKQLTYDGVRNHDDRDSSSDGQDLDITPSIESLSLLNLCPEMADSSHGEDTVTSTMSFLSCSTCQDSCSDTAFGYQTSDSNIHLQSSPLHFPAVARKNVQESICTRLGMFKYVSSIEGNGLPEMFTFKSQTRSEPFKYEEDVAPKTGASIDFSKNNGKLGSIKAKMVNLCDELQTMDDAEPYQPTYDKDTKRVYNLTSDNELPCSKNALVDASSKNTTSSASPTKSTRLLSTNSRTSVMTTESSVTKDYSTYGSPVPMTSSEMEYFTNCTSSTLSRCPDLACANNIGSKPETNVFYGISSSTQNTTPNLQDFCLASENVSPSACCTQYSQELNHQSEGHVVANEDIKEPKAFTPYVPALNCTDTESLTRERYDAHKDSDKYAEQQFQNLSNSLSSERQKASDDGSKNVLCNTQESAFDVFDKCISDFVKETSLGEKPREEFKKIEEPTETTEMYKSQPMIIKKDEQENNIRDSEIKLLEPLDIANGIEEKHLFQCKDQLEETFCRKVNSPPRSGVDSSTRVRNKACNDESFTESDVRLNEVNKVDEPFRHSKCLNGHDDAVGSDGCLKVDACEDDSVFNYHSITRDEHGRLRWLGHQTLHESSIVPSNTTVDPQSSSWQRNFSVSPKSNHGSSYCPINSLWNIKCSRCTNKHSTTQSSSEQSMASVDTRDNKSLSSDVSKIPEVIDKTQSSYDQADAIGNAVEEPAIDYQKSMSDACDLLLNPSQFVEKNLHQGSDDYLMKLLSKWHGELKQCLQLSNSQETFYRLYSDLEDTELLELLMLALEGNKSTQLMESLETEKTNPPENLPNSFDNAVPKQQRSNEGRINETLPSLTMRRLQQLLMKSVANENDSGGRLKGDAEDNETLSLQESMQILERALNDRKLMKEPFNNETDCESTWCESADGNTKGDRQKPDHCGSDELNFRKTPARFLQDCSPVRRLYRQEERLQNDRGARREADRNADENAETFLDRKMGLDRPCSPKLMVYNDRLHDAETDSKTSNMKGTPNCSHDGKNTTSNIRNLPSERFKCPASKSPVNKFPNNPNISIRTGLPESPLQPAGSTGLPATSHRPAGSTAHNAKRDNQQCSSDASQSCAGDVTEESMSVPAIKAPQTDPEKEQDAESKVSRNALVEIFQDQDEYLRKLKEVREKFEESIRALSNERKFRRAKTDS, encoded by the exons ATGAAAGAGTCTTTTATGGCTACCAAAGAATTTGAGTTTCACGAGAAAGGTGCCGACTTTGATGGGGATACAGGTAAGGCTAGTCAGGATGAGTTCGTATTGGAGCAGGTGCTGGGGCTTACCTCCACCTCGGCACACGCACTGGGTCTCAACCCTCTCACGGGACAGGTGGCTTTCCCTGCGGCTTGCATGCTCGTCCTACTGGACCCCAAGACGGGCGAGCAGAAATTCATAGAGAGCCCGTCGCTCCGCTATATCAGCAGTGTTAATTTCTCGGAAGACGGAAAGTTTCTGGCGTTCGGAGAATACGGTTTCAAACCTTACGTGCTGGTATGGTTGAATAAAGAGCACAGGGAGTACAACAAGTTTGTAGTGGACAACTCGGTGGGTATCAAGGCCATACAATTTCATCCAAAGTCCTCCTTTATGGTCATTTTGGGCTGCAACGACCTGACTATCGGCGTGTGGGATTTCGTTCGCGGGCGAAAGCTGGCGTTGACCAAATGGCAGACTTCTCCACTAAGCTTGACCATCCCCAAGCCTGGTGCGTACGTGGTTGTGTGCGGGCATAGGAAAGTTACCCTTTTAAAAATCGACAGCGTCCAGTCCAACATGCACGAGACCAATGTGTTCCAGGAGAGGAAAGCGGTGTTGTTGGGGCGCCAGAGCGAATACACGTTCGTGGACATCACTAGCGGTCGCAATAAACACGAGAGAGAGGTGTACACGGTGACCAGCTGCGGGTTCCTGTGTCAGATAAGAATGGGTGACATCATCATAGACAAGGCCATCAAAGTGGACACGCATTCCTACTGCGTCCGGTACGGCGCTGACCACATCTTCGTCGGCTGCTGCAATGGGACGGTCAAAATATGCAATCCTGAAACATTGTGTGTGGAGGCGATGGTTTCCATTGGACAACTGCTCGGGGCAGACTCTCTCTTGAGGTTGAGCTCCAAAAATTACGCAGACACGACTGCCGTGATGGTCAACGAGAGGGACTCAATCGTGACGTGCATCTACTCAGACTACACCGTCCACTCATGGCAATTCAGTCAGGTGGGAGACAAAATGGTCTGCTCTGTGATAGCACCCACCTCTAAATACAGCCACGGCGACGGAAGCTATGAAGTTTGCATCAAGGAGCAGTTCGAGAAAGAGAAGCTGCTGAGGTCCTTTCTTGGCTTCAGAGACAGAATAAAGGGCTCTAAGATGCACGAAATGCCCGCAACGAGCGACTGCCTCGGGGCACAGCACGGGCAGTATGTTAAGAACCATAAGTCACGTTTCCAGCACGCTAACGCCATTAAATTTTCTCCCGACGGAAAAGAAGTGGTATGCGGAAACGAGGAAGGGGAGATCAAAGTCTACGAAGCGGCGACGGGAGTCCTGCGCCGAGTGATTGAAGCGCACAGCTCGCATGTCACATGTATCGACATCATGTACGATGATGAATATAAACTGGTCTGCAGCGGGGGCAGAGATAGGATCATCTTTGTCCTGGACGCCAAGACGGACTACAGTTTAGTTCAAGTGCTTTGCGATCACTCTGCGGCCATAACAGCCTTAAGCCTTGTTCACAACAGCGGCATTCTGACTCTAGTCTCAGCGGCAGCAGATAATGTTATTTTGATTCGCCGCTCCATTCCCGGAAGCACTCTAAAATTCACTATCACAGGAGAGATTGCAGAAGCCACTCACAATAAGTCGTTCAACCTGACTAGCGAGTATATTGTAACCGGCGCTGGCCATGGAGGGATTAAACTCTGGAAAGCGGATCCCGTCTTTTGTGGTAAGCCGACCAAAACGATCAAGTGCGAGCCTAAGGGTAGCGCTACTTCCAGAGCCATCGGCATCGATCCATCGGGGAGCTTCCTGGCTGTGACTCAATGCCCGGGTCAAATAACAGTCTACCACTTGCAGACTGGCCAAGCGGTCGGGTCGCTAACAAGCCAAATAGATGTGACGTCGGTTAGATTTACCAACGATCTGAGGTACATGATCAGCTCCACGTCCAACGGGTGCGCTCTTGTGTGGAGGCTCCCTGAGAAAATGACGGAGTTTATGAAGTGCAAGCAGGAGAAAACCTACCAAGTTGAATTGGCCCGTGAAATAGCTTGCGAAACGTACGTCTCCTGTCTGCGCCTCTGTAAACAATTAACATACGACGGTGTCCGTAACCACGATGACAGGGATTCGTCGTCGGACGGccaagatctagatataactCCTAGCATAGAGTCCCTAAGTCTTCTCAATCTCTGTCCTGAAATGGCAGACTCTAGCCACGGAGAGGACACTGTTACTAGTACGATGAGCTTTTTGAGCTGTAGTACTTGCCAAGACTCTTGCTCCGACACAGCTTTCGGCTACCAGACCTCGGACTCCAACATTCATCTACAGTCCAGTCCTTTGCATTTTCCTGCGGTTGCAAGGAAAAATGTTCAGGAGAGCATATGTACCAGATTAGGAATGTTTAAATACGTCTCTTCAATAGAGGGCAACGGGTTGCCAGAGATGTTCACTTTTAAAAGCCAAACCCGCAGCGAACCGTTTAAATATGAAGAGGACGTCGCACCAAAAACAGGCGCTTCTATCGACTTCTCCAAAAACAACGGGAAGCTTGGGTCAATCAAAGCAAAAATGGTTAATTTGTGTGACGAGCTCCAGACAATGGATGACGCAGAGCCTTACCAGCCTACGTATGATAAAGACACAAAAAGAGTCTACAATCTCACATCAGATAACGAACTCCCGTGCTCTAAGAACGCCTTGGTGGATGCTTCTTCAAAGAACACCACCTCTTCTGCCAGTCCGACTAAGAGCACCCGTCTACTCAGCACAAACTCACGCACCTCAGTCATGACGACGGAGTCCTCTGTGACTAAAGACTACAGTACGTACGGGAGCCCTGTGCCTATGACATCTTCGGAGATGGAATACTTCACTAACTGTACGTCCAGCACTCTTTCAAGATGCCCAGATTTAGCATGCGCTAACAACATTGGCAGCAAACCTGAGACCAATGTATTCTACGGTATAAGCTCTTCGACTCAAAACACGACGCCTAATTTGCAAGACTTCTGTTTAGCCAGCGAAAACGTCTCACCATCAGCTTGCTGCACACAATACAGTCAAGAACTTAACCACCAAAGCGAGGGTCACGTCGTAGCTAACGAAGACATCAAAGAGCCCAAAGCATTCACTCCCTATGTGCCGGCGCTGAATTGCACGGACACGGAAAGCCTGACACGTGAACGCTATGACGCTCACAAGGACAGTGATAAGTACGCTGAGCAACAGTTTCAAAACTTGTCCAATAGTTTGTCTTCTGAGAGGCAGAAAGCGAGCGACGATGGTTCTAAAAATGTACTATGTAACACCCAAGAAAGTGCCTTTGATGTTTTTGACAAGTGTATTTCTGACTTTGTCAAAGAAACATCCCTTGGAGAGAAGCCACGGGAAGAGTTTAAGAAAATTGAGGAACCTACTGAAACTACGGAGATGTATAAATCACAGCCCATGATAATTAAGAAAGACgaacaagaaaataacattCGAGACAGTGAAATCAAACTTTTAGAACCTCTCGATATCGCTAATGGCatagaagaaaaacatttattcCAATGCAAAGATCAACTGGAAGAAACATTTTGCCGAAAAGTAAATAGCCCTCCCCGTTCTGGAGTAGATAGTAGTACTCGAGTCAGAAACAAGGCTTGTAATGACGAAAGCTTCACTGAAAGCGATGTTAGGTTGAATGAAGTAAACAAGGTAGATGAACCGTTTAGGCATAGCAAATGCTTGAATGGCCACGACGATGCTGTGGGCTCCGACGGCTGTTTGAAGGTAGACGCCTGCGAAGACGACTCCGTCTTCAACTATCATTCCATCACGCGAGACGAGCACGGTCGCCTGAGGTGGCTCGGTCACCAGACACTGCACGAATCTTCCATCGTGCCTTCCAATACGACTGTTGATCCGCAGTCTTCTAGCTGGCAGCGTAACTTCTCTGTCAGCCCTAAATCAAATCACGGGTCGTCATATTGCCCCATCAATTCTTTATGGAACATCAAGTGCTCCAGATGCACGAACAAGCATTCTACAACACAAAGCTCGTCCGAACAGTCTATGGCAAGTGTGGACACTAGGGACAACAAATCACTCAGTTCGGACGTATCTAAAATTCCTGAAGTGATTGATAAAACACAATCAAGCTACGATCAAGCGGACGCCATCGGCAATGCTGTCGAGGAGCCTGCGATCGATTATCAGAAGAGTATGTCCGACGCCTGCGATCTTCTGCTTAACCCTTCTCAATTTGTGGAGAAAAATCTGCACCAAGGCTCGGATGACTACCTCATGAAACTACTCTCCAAGTGGCACGGTGAGTTAAAACAATGCCTCCAGCTTTCTAACTCACAGGAGACATTCTACAGACTCTACTCGGACCTTGAAGACACCGAGCTCCTCGAGCTTCTGATGTTAGCCTTAGAAGGGAATAAATCTACACAGTTGATGGAGTCTTTAGAAACGGAGAAGACAAATCCTCCAGAAAATTTGCCCAACAGTTTTGACAACGCTGTGCCGAAGCAGCAGAGATCAAATGAAGGACGCATCAACGAAACGCTGCCTTCTCTAACAATGCGTCGGCTTCAGCAGCTGCTAATGAAAAGCGTAGCGAACGAAAACGATTCTGGAGGACGTCTTAAAGGAGATGCCGAAGACAATGAGACGCTGTCGCTCCAAGAATCAATGCAAATTCTGGAGCGGGCACTTAATGATCGCAAATTGATGAAAGAGCCCTTCAATAACGAGACAGATTGTGAAAGCACTTGGTGTGAGAGTGCAGATGGAAACACAAAGGGAGACAGGCAAAAACCTGACCACTGCGGTTCAGACGAGCTTAATTTTCGCAAAACGCCAGCGCGCTTTCTTCAGGACTGTAGTCCAGTCAGGAGGCTCTACCGTCAAGAGGAACGCCTCCAGAATGACCGAGGGGCGAGGCGCGAGGCAGACCGCAACGCAGATGAAAACGCCGAAACCTTCCTGGACAGAAAAATGGGACTAGATCGCCCCTGTTCACCAAAGCTGATGGTGTACAACGACCGCCTCCATGATGCAGAAACTGATAGCAAAACTAGCAACATGAAAGGGACACCGAATTGTTCCCATGATGGCAAAAACACCACTTCAAACATAAGAAATTTACCAAGTGAGAGATTCAAATGCCCTGCATCCAAGAGCCCAGTAAACAAATTCCCTAACAACCCAAACATATCCATAAGAACAGGTTTACCAGAATCACCACTCCAACCTGCAGGTAGCACAGGTTTACCAGCTACATCACACCGTCCTGCAGGTAGCACAG CACACAATGCAAAGCGTGACAATCAACAGTGCAGCTCAGACGCCAGCCAATCGTGCGCCGGAGACGTGACGGAGGAGAGCATGTCCGTGCCGGCCATCAAGGCACCCCAGACGGACCCCGAGAAGGAACAAGACGCCGAGAGCAAGGTGTCCAGAAATGCGCTGGTGGAGATCTTCCAAGACCAGGACGAGTACCTCAGGAAGTTAAAGGAAGTGCGCGAGAAGTTTGAAGAGAGCATCCGAGCCTTGAGCAACGAGAGAAAGTTTAGGCGCGCCAAAACAGATTCCTGA
- the LOC106061781 gene encoding uncharacterized protein LOC106061781 isoform X2 — MKESFMATKEFEFHEKGADFDGDTGKASQDEFVLEQVLGLTSTSAHALGLNPLTGQVAFPAACMLVLLDPKTGEQKFIESPSLRYISSVNFSEDGKFLAFGEYGFKPYVLVWLNKEHREYNKFVVDNSVGIKAIQFHPKSSFMVILGCNDLTIGVWDFVRGRKLALTKWQTSPLSLTIPKPGAYVVVCGHRKVTLLKIDSVQSNMHETNVFQERKAVLLGRQSEYTFVDITSGRNKHEREVYTVTSCGFLCQIRMGDIIIDKAIKVDTHSYCVRYGADHIFVGCCNGTVKICNPETLCVEAMVSIGQLLGADSLLRLSSKNYADTTAVMVNERDSIVTCIYSDYTVHSWQFSQVGDKMVCSVIAPTSKYSHGDGSYEVCIKEQFEKEKLLRSFLGFRDRIKGSKMHEMPATSDCLGAQHGQYVKNHKSRFQHANAIKFSPDGKEVVCGNEEGEIKVYEAATGVLRRVIEAHSSHVTCIDIMYDDEYKLVCSGGRDRIIFVLDAKTDYSLVQVLCDHSAAITALSLVHNSGILTLVSAAADNVILIRRSIPGSTLKFTITGEIAEATHNKSFNLTSEYIVTGAGHGGIKLWKADPVFCGKPTKTIKCEPKGSATSRAIGIDPSGSFLAVTQCPGQITVYHLQTGQAVGSLTSQIDVTSVRFTNDLRYMISSTSNGCALVWRLPEKMTEFMKCKQEKTYQVELAREIACETYVSCLRLCKQLTYDGVRNHDDRDSSSDGQDLDITPSIESLSLLNLCPEMADSSHGEDTVTSTMSFLSCSTCQDSCSDTAFGYQTSDSNIHLQSSPLHFPAVARKNVQESICTRLGMFKYVSSIEGNGLPEMFTFKSQTRSEPFKYEEDVAPKTGASIDFSKNNGKLGSIKAKMVNLCDELQTMDDAEPYQPTYDKDTKRVYNLTSDNELPCSKNALVDASSKNTTSSASPTKSTRLLSTNSRTSVMTTESSVTKDYSTYGSPVPMTSSEMEYFTNCTSSTLSRCPDLACANNIGSKPETNVFYGISSSTQNTTPNLQDFCLASENVSPSACCTQYSQELNHQSEGHVVANEDIKEPKAFTPYVPALNCTDTESLTRERYDAHKDSDKYAEQQFQNLSNSLSSERQKASDDGSKNVLCNTQESAFDVFDKCISDFVKETSLGEKPREEFKKIEEPTETTEMYKSQPMIIKKDEQENNIRDSEIKLLEPLDIANGIEEKHLFQCKDQLEETFCRKVNSPPRSGVDSSTRVRNKACNDESFTESDVRLNEVNKVDEPFRHSKCLNGHDDAVGSDGCLKVDACEDDSVFNYHSITRDEHGRLRWLGHQTLHESSIVPSNTTVDPQSSSWQRNFSVSPKSNHGSSYCPINSLWNIKCSRCTNKHSTTQSSSEQSMASVDTRDNKSLSSDVSKIPEVIDKTQSSYDQADAIGNAVEEPAIDYQKSMSDACDLLLNPSQFVEKNLHQGSDDYLMKLLSKWHGELKQCLQLSNSQETFYRLYSDLEDTELLELLMLALEGNKSTQLMESLETEKTNPPENLPNSFDNAVPKQQRSNEGRINETLPSLTMRRLQQLLMKSVANENDSGGRLKGDAEDNETLSLQESMQILERALNDRKLMKEPFNNETDCESTWCESADGNTKGDRQKPDHCGSDELNFRKTPARFLQDCSPVRRLYRQEERLQNDRGARREADRNADENAETFLDRKMGLDRPCSPKLMVYNDRLHDAETDSKTSNMKGTPNCSHDGKNTTSNIRNLPSERFKCPASKSPVNKFPNNPNISIRTGLPESPLQPAGSTAHNAKRDNQQCSSDASQSCAGDVTEESMSVPAIKAPQTDPEKEQDAESKVSRNALVEIFQDQDEYLRKLKEVREKFEESIRALSNERKFRRAKTDS, encoded by the exons ATGAAAGAGTCTTTTATGGCTACCAAAGAATTTGAGTTTCACGAGAAAGGTGCCGACTTTGATGGGGATACAGGTAAGGCTAGTCAGGATGAGTTCGTATTGGAGCAGGTGCTGGGGCTTACCTCCACCTCGGCACACGCACTGGGTCTCAACCCTCTCACGGGACAGGTGGCTTTCCCTGCGGCTTGCATGCTCGTCCTACTGGACCCCAAGACGGGCGAGCAGAAATTCATAGAGAGCCCGTCGCTCCGCTATATCAGCAGTGTTAATTTCTCGGAAGACGGAAAGTTTCTGGCGTTCGGAGAATACGGTTTCAAACCTTACGTGCTGGTATGGTTGAATAAAGAGCACAGGGAGTACAACAAGTTTGTAGTGGACAACTCGGTGGGTATCAAGGCCATACAATTTCATCCAAAGTCCTCCTTTATGGTCATTTTGGGCTGCAACGACCTGACTATCGGCGTGTGGGATTTCGTTCGCGGGCGAAAGCTGGCGTTGACCAAATGGCAGACTTCTCCACTAAGCTTGACCATCCCCAAGCCTGGTGCGTACGTGGTTGTGTGCGGGCATAGGAAAGTTACCCTTTTAAAAATCGACAGCGTCCAGTCCAACATGCACGAGACCAATGTGTTCCAGGAGAGGAAAGCGGTGTTGTTGGGGCGCCAGAGCGAATACACGTTCGTGGACATCACTAGCGGTCGCAATAAACACGAGAGAGAGGTGTACACGGTGACCAGCTGCGGGTTCCTGTGTCAGATAAGAATGGGTGACATCATCATAGACAAGGCCATCAAAGTGGACACGCATTCCTACTGCGTCCGGTACGGCGCTGACCACATCTTCGTCGGCTGCTGCAATGGGACGGTCAAAATATGCAATCCTGAAACATTGTGTGTGGAGGCGATGGTTTCCATTGGACAACTGCTCGGGGCAGACTCTCTCTTGAGGTTGAGCTCCAAAAATTACGCAGACACGACTGCCGTGATGGTCAACGAGAGGGACTCAATCGTGACGTGCATCTACTCAGACTACACCGTCCACTCATGGCAATTCAGTCAGGTGGGAGACAAAATGGTCTGCTCTGTGATAGCACCCACCTCTAAATACAGCCACGGCGACGGAAGCTATGAAGTTTGCATCAAGGAGCAGTTCGAGAAAGAGAAGCTGCTGAGGTCCTTTCTTGGCTTCAGAGACAGAATAAAGGGCTCTAAGATGCACGAAATGCCCGCAACGAGCGACTGCCTCGGGGCACAGCACGGGCAGTATGTTAAGAACCATAAGTCACGTTTCCAGCACGCTAACGCCATTAAATTTTCTCCCGACGGAAAAGAAGTGGTATGCGGAAACGAGGAAGGGGAGATCAAAGTCTACGAAGCGGCGACGGGAGTCCTGCGCCGAGTGATTGAAGCGCACAGCTCGCATGTCACATGTATCGACATCATGTACGATGATGAATATAAACTGGTCTGCAGCGGGGGCAGAGATAGGATCATCTTTGTCCTGGACGCCAAGACGGACTACAGTTTAGTTCAAGTGCTTTGCGATCACTCTGCGGCCATAACAGCCTTAAGCCTTGTTCACAACAGCGGCATTCTGACTCTAGTCTCAGCGGCAGCAGATAATGTTATTTTGATTCGCCGCTCCATTCCCGGAAGCACTCTAAAATTCACTATCACAGGAGAGATTGCAGAAGCCACTCACAATAAGTCGTTCAACCTGACTAGCGAGTATATTGTAACCGGCGCTGGCCATGGAGGGATTAAACTCTGGAAAGCGGATCCCGTCTTTTGTGGTAAGCCGACCAAAACGATCAAGTGCGAGCCTAAGGGTAGCGCTACTTCCAGAGCCATCGGCATCGATCCATCGGGGAGCTTCCTGGCTGTGACTCAATGCCCGGGTCAAATAACAGTCTACCACTTGCAGACTGGCCAAGCGGTCGGGTCGCTAACAAGCCAAATAGATGTGACGTCGGTTAGATTTACCAACGATCTGAGGTACATGATCAGCTCCACGTCCAACGGGTGCGCTCTTGTGTGGAGGCTCCCTGAGAAAATGACGGAGTTTATGAAGTGCAAGCAGGAGAAAACCTACCAAGTTGAATTGGCCCGTGAAATAGCTTGCGAAACGTACGTCTCCTGTCTGCGCCTCTGTAAACAATTAACATACGACGGTGTCCGTAACCACGATGACAGGGATTCGTCGTCGGACGGccaagatctagatataactCCTAGCATAGAGTCCCTAAGTCTTCTCAATCTCTGTCCTGAAATGGCAGACTCTAGCCACGGAGAGGACACTGTTACTAGTACGATGAGCTTTTTGAGCTGTAGTACTTGCCAAGACTCTTGCTCCGACACAGCTTTCGGCTACCAGACCTCGGACTCCAACATTCATCTACAGTCCAGTCCTTTGCATTTTCCTGCGGTTGCAAGGAAAAATGTTCAGGAGAGCATATGTACCAGATTAGGAATGTTTAAATACGTCTCTTCAATAGAGGGCAACGGGTTGCCAGAGATGTTCACTTTTAAAAGCCAAACCCGCAGCGAACCGTTTAAATATGAAGAGGACGTCGCACCAAAAACAGGCGCTTCTATCGACTTCTCCAAAAACAACGGGAAGCTTGGGTCAATCAAAGCAAAAATGGTTAATTTGTGTGACGAGCTCCAGACAATGGATGACGCAGAGCCTTACCAGCCTACGTATGATAAAGACACAAAAAGAGTCTACAATCTCACATCAGATAACGAACTCCCGTGCTCTAAGAACGCCTTGGTGGATGCTTCTTCAAAGAACACCACCTCTTCTGCCAGTCCGACTAAGAGCACCCGTCTACTCAGCACAAACTCACGCACCTCAGTCATGACGACGGAGTCCTCTGTGACTAAAGACTACAGTACGTACGGGAGCCCTGTGCCTATGACATCTTCGGAGATGGAATACTTCACTAACTGTACGTCCAGCACTCTTTCAAGATGCCCAGATTTAGCATGCGCTAACAACATTGGCAGCAAACCTGAGACCAATGTATTCTACGGTATAAGCTCTTCGACTCAAAACACGACGCCTAATTTGCAAGACTTCTGTTTAGCCAGCGAAAACGTCTCACCATCAGCTTGCTGCACACAATACAGTCAAGAACTTAACCACCAAAGCGAGGGTCACGTCGTAGCTAACGAAGACATCAAAGAGCCCAAAGCATTCACTCCCTATGTGCCGGCGCTGAATTGCACGGACACGGAAAGCCTGACACGTGAACGCTATGACGCTCACAAGGACAGTGATAAGTACGCTGAGCAACAGTTTCAAAACTTGTCCAATAGTTTGTCTTCTGAGAGGCAGAAAGCGAGCGACGATGGTTCTAAAAATGTACTATGTAACACCCAAGAAAGTGCCTTTGATGTTTTTGACAAGTGTATTTCTGACTTTGTCAAAGAAACATCCCTTGGAGAGAAGCCACGGGAAGAGTTTAAGAAAATTGAGGAACCTACTGAAACTACGGAGATGTATAAATCACAGCCCATGATAATTAAGAAAGACgaacaagaaaataacattCGAGACAGTGAAATCAAACTTTTAGAACCTCTCGATATCGCTAATGGCatagaagaaaaacatttattcCAATGCAAAGATCAACTGGAAGAAACATTTTGCCGAAAAGTAAATAGCCCTCCCCGTTCTGGAGTAGATAGTAGTACTCGAGTCAGAAACAAGGCTTGTAATGACGAAAGCTTCACTGAAAGCGATGTTAGGTTGAATGAAGTAAACAAGGTAGATGAACCGTTTAGGCATAGCAAATGCTTGAATGGCCACGACGATGCTGTGGGCTCCGACGGCTGTTTGAAGGTAGACGCCTGCGAAGACGACTCCGTCTTCAACTATCATTCCATCACGCGAGACGAGCACGGTCGCCTGAGGTGGCTCGGTCACCAGACACTGCACGAATCTTCCATCGTGCCTTCCAATACGACTGTTGATCCGCAGTCTTCTAGCTGGCAGCGTAACTTCTCTGTCAGCCCTAAATCAAATCACGGGTCGTCATATTGCCCCATCAATTCTTTATGGAACATCAAGTGCTCCAGATGCACGAACAAGCATTCTACAACACAAAGCTCGTCCGAACAGTCTATGGCAAGTGTGGACACTAGGGACAACAAATCACTCAGTTCGGACGTATCTAAAATTCCTGAAGTGATTGATAAAACACAATCAAGCTACGATCAAGCGGACGCCATCGGCAATGCTGTCGAGGAGCCTGCGATCGATTATCAGAAGAGTATGTCCGACGCCTGCGATCTTCTGCTTAACCCTTCTCAATTTGTGGAGAAAAATCTGCACCAAGGCTCGGATGACTACCTCATGAAACTACTCTCCAAGTGGCACGGTGAGTTAAAACAATGCCTCCAGCTTTCTAACTCACAGGAGACATTCTACAGACTCTACTCGGACCTTGAAGACACCGAGCTCCTCGAGCTTCTGATGTTAGCCTTAGAAGGGAATAAATCTACACAGTTGATGGAGTCTTTAGAAACGGAGAAGACAAATCCTCCAGAAAATTTGCCCAACAGTTTTGACAACGCTGTGCCGAAGCAGCAGAGATCAAATGAAGGACGCATCAACGAAACGCTGCCTTCTCTAACAATGCGTCGGCTTCAGCAGCTGCTAATGAAAAGCGTAGCGAACGAAAACGATTCTGGAGGACGTCTTAAAGGAGATGCCGAAGACAATGAGACGCTGTCGCTCCAAGAATCAATGCAAATTCTGGAGCGGGCACTTAATGATCGCAAATTGATGAAAGAGCCCTTCAATAACGAGACAGATTGTGAAAGCACTTGGTGTGAGAGTGCAGATGGAAACACAAAGGGAGACAGGCAAAAACCTGACCACTGCGGTTCAGACGAGCTTAATTTTCGCAAAACGCCAGCGCGCTTTCTTCAGGACTGTAGTCCAGTCAGGAGGCTCTACCGTCAAGAGGAACGCCTCCAGAATGACCGAGGGGCGAGGCGCGAGGCAGACCGCAACGCAGATGAAAACGCCGAAACCTTCCTGGACAGAAAAATGGGACTAGATCGCCCCTGTTCACCAAAGCTGATGGTGTACAACGACCGCCTCCATGATGCAGAAACTGATAGCAAAACTAGCAACATGAAAGGGACACCGAATTGTTCCCATGATGGCAAAAACACCACTTCAAACATAAGAAATTTACCAAGTGAGAGATTCAAATGCCCTGCATCCAAGAGCCCAGTAAACAAATTCCCTAACAACCCAAACATATCCATAAGAACAGGTTTACCAGAATCACCACTCCAACCTGCAGGTAGCACAG CACACAATGCAAAGCGTGACAATCAACAGTGCAGCTCAGACGCCAGCCAATCGTGCGCCGGAGACGTGACGGAGGAGAGCATGTCCGTGCCGGCCATCAAGGCACCCCAGACGGACCCCGAGAAGGAACAAGACGCCGAGAGCAAGGTGTCCAGAAATGCGCTGGTGGAGATCTTCCAAGACCAGGACGAGTACCTCAGGAAGTTAAAGGAAGTGCGCGAGAAGTTTGAAGAGAGCATCCGAGCCTTGAGCAACGAGAGAAAGTTTAGGCGCGCCAAAACAGATTCCTGA